A single region of the Halorhabdus rudnickae genome encodes:
- a CDS encoding type IV secretory system conjugative DNA transfer family protein has product MTGYGKSTLFTNNIKQLIEAGQGVCFIDPKGDDSRRIAEIVPEDRKDDIIWIEPGSSSGTVSGFNFINVGLPPDHPQIETAVSALVDDLKKMLGAGKYWGPRMDRIAGNIIRAMNTYNRKFPDRPDLNLADLYYVLMDPRSRHEFAAMVKAAGIDFIEDYTEEIAEMEDDKLEPILGRMQPWIESPAARRMICFRKGEVNIPQAVEEGKIIIVRMGGQPDDLKKMLGMAVVRRIWATIRSRAEMAEHERSPFYLFVDEAHHVAMADETFPKMLAAARSLRLSINLATQYLSQLPEGVVKGIRVNCDTFMSFNAGSEEEAKKIAPQLDLNSQSLLNESRFHIWLRLTNPDTGELTAPFKVYIHPPFPPLRTTEEADQVIENSLEEYGREKMTPSERKRRLQFHKGRGNAELGVGEEILLAKQDSEIPPAEVEARKAMAVDRHKQVLEGDTSVDEARGQAPSPSTPQDGDEDDEMALREQEEQRLLECTYAARVKAGLDTGEPVETKKVKAEIEERRLDFGHEERLADLAEGLSEFIELDQKSNEPTFALTGKGRSRVFGSTGADITGGDVGHRRLLRESFKLFTRLGYQASLPTQEGIELPDGLAETPFDPTNIDTKGKKPSQIQEALEERMETLKEDYPHIAKISEGKDVSIEAESSTLFKPAQCLTNFRKAIDKGHFAAYVTKDAYHDDDSKGTHEDPTVEWAAFIDRVLHDTTYNAQERKHETLYGNENLILAKSADEDGHRTFYNQKSQYRLDEEHTAVREATEGRSDTTWEETDDGIVAKTGGEVFAKFDSVEDVIEGDTTAVPAYYHYDQSEDRYIVEKGGETLEYATSDELEEDWETFKAPFLPQEEFPEKPTEDDYIIIVIPDADNPKHDQPLIYDQGDVIPIYDAFGIDVPEHGLIKEEEIAPEEVEQVDAIPDIDQGVLENHLSIAETQGNTLAHRVNTVVEEEEYIEEFDIEPDDEESDTGGAEYLFPEVETLDELPDVCPECGSTHLEISDLPFAGPAGGLENFPSVAAALAEKGVLKTSTSPPIVTDLVDASIVECQDCAVAATIYPVEGEKEDTTEASESSDSEEDGTDEAEEETTDEEKTDSGGDVFPATSSPTNEDDFFER; this is encoded by the coding sequence GTGACCGGGTACGGGAAGTCGACACTGTTCACGAACAACATCAAGCAGCTGATTGAGGCCGGTCAAGGAGTCTGCTTCATCGACCCGAAGGGTGACGACTCCCGCCGGATTGCAGAGATAGTCCCCGAAGATCGGAAAGACGACATCATCTGGATCGAGCCAGGGAGCTCATCGGGGACTGTCTCCGGATTCAACTTCATCAACGTCGGTCTCCCCCCAGACCACCCTCAGATCGAGACCGCAGTATCGGCTCTCGTCGACGACCTCAAGAAGATGCTCGGCGCCGGGAAATACTGGGGACCCCGGATGGACCGTATCGCCGGGAACATCATCCGGGCGATGAACACCTACAACCGGAAGTTCCCCGACCGTCCGGACCTGAACCTGGCAGACCTCTACTACGTCCTGATGGACCCCCGCTCCCGGCACGAATTCGCAGCGATGGTCAAGGCGGCCGGGATCGACTTCATCGAGGACTACACCGAGGAGATCGCCGAGATGGAGGACGACAAACTCGAGCCGATCCTCGGTCGGATGCAGCCCTGGATCGAGTCGCCGGCCGCCCGCCGGATGATCTGCTTCCGGAAAGGTGAGGTGAACATCCCGCAGGCCGTCGAAGAGGGGAAGATCATCATTGTCCGGATGGGGGGCCAGCCGGACGACCTGAAGAAGATGCTCGGGATGGCCGTCGTGCGTCGGATCTGGGCGACGATCCGGTCGCGAGCGGAGATGGCCGAGCACGAGCGATCGCCGTTCTACCTGTTCGTCGACGAGGCCCACCACGTCGCGATGGCCGACGAGACGTTCCCAAAGATGCTGGCCGCAGCACGAAGCCTCAGGCTTTCCATCAACCTCGCTACCCAGTACCTCTCCCAATTGCCAGAAGGAGTAGTGAAAGGGATTCGAGTCAACTGTGATACCTTCATGTCGTTCAACGCGGGGTCAGAAGAAGAAGCCAAGAAAATAGCTCCACAGCTTGATCTGAACTCCCAATCGCTGCTCAACGAATCTCGATTCCATATCTGGCTCCGACTGACCAACCCCGACACTGGTGAGCTCACCGCACCGTTCAAGGTCTATATCCACCCCCCATTCCCACCCTTACGGACGACCGAAGAAGCCGACCAAGTGATCGAAAACAGTCTCGAGGAGTACGGCCGTGAGAAGATGACCCCCTCTGAGCGAAAGCGACGGCTCCAGTTCCACAAGGGTAGAGGAAACGCCGAGCTCGGTGTTGGTGAAGAGATCCTCCTGGCGAAACAAGACTCGGAGATACCGCCAGCAGAGGTTGAAGCCCGAAAAGCGATGGCCGTTGATCGCCACAAGCAGGTCCTCGAAGGCGACACTTCCGTTGACGAAGCTAGAGGCCAAGCACCGTCGCCGAGCACACCACAAGACGGAGACGAAGACGATGAGATGGCGCTCAGAGAGCAGGAAGAGCAGCGTCTCCTTGAGTGTACCTACGCCGCTCGTGTGAAGGCTGGTCTCGATACCGGCGAACCCGTCGAGACGAAGAAAGTGAAAGCGGAGATAGAAGAGCGAAGACTCGACTTTGGTCACGAAGAGCGGCTGGCCGACCTTGCCGAAGGACTGTCGGAATTCATTGAGCTCGACCAGAAGAGTAACGAACCCACGTTTGCCCTCACCGGCAAAGGTCGGAGTCGCGTCTTTGGGTCAACAGGGGCCGACATCACCGGGGGAGACGTCGGCCACCGTCGGCTGCTTCGAGAGTCGTTCAAACTCTTCACTCGGTTAGGCTATCAGGCGTCACTGCCGACGCAGGAAGGTATAGAACTGCCGGACGGGCTGGCCGAAACGCCGTTCGATCCCACCAACATCGACACGAAAGGCAAGAAGCCCTCGCAGATCCAGGAAGCCCTCGAAGAGCGGATGGAAACGCTCAAAGAGGATTACCCCCACATCGCTAAGATCAGCGAAGGGAAAGACGTCAGCATCGAAGCCGAGTCATCGACCCTATTCAAGCCGGCACAATGCCTCACGAACTTCCGGAAAGCGATTGACAAAGGCCACTTCGCCGCCTACGTTACGAAAGACGCCTACCACGACGACGACAGTAAGGGTACCCACGAAGACCCTACGGTCGAGTGGGCAGCGTTCATCGATCGGGTTCTTCACGATACGACGTACAACGCGCAGGAGCGGAAACATGAGACGCTCTACGGCAACGAGAATCTGATTCTGGCCAAATCAGCTGACGAGGATGGCCACCGGACGTTCTACAACCAGAAATCCCAGTACCGTCTCGACGAAGAACACACAGCCGTCCGGGAAGCCACCGAAGGGCGGTCAGACACGACCTGGGAAGAGACGGACGATGGGATCGTCGCGAAGACCGGCGGCGAGGTATTCGCCAAATTCGACAGCGTCGAGGACGTGATCGAAGGCGATACTACGGCCGTTCCGGCCTACTATCACTACGATCAGAGTGAAGACCGGTACATCGTCGAAAAGGGTGGGGAGACGCTGGAATACGCCACCAGCGACGAGCTCGAAGAGGATTGGGAGACATTCAAAGCGCCGTTCCTTCCGCAAGAAGAATTCCCCGAGAAACCCACGGAAGACGACTACATCATCATCGTCATCCCGGACGCGGACAACCCCAAACACGACCAGCCACTCATCTACGACCAGGGCGATGTCATCCCCATCTACGATGCCTTCGGGATCGACGTTCCCGAACACGGCCTCATCAAAGAGGAAGAGATCGCCCCAGAAGAAGTAGAGCAAGTGGATGCCATCCCCGACATCGACCAGGGCGTTTTGGAAAACCACCTTTCTATAGCCGAAACCCAAGGGAACACCCTCGCTCATCGGGTCAACACCGTGGTCGAAGAGGAAGAGTACATCGAGGAATTCGATATCGAGCCCGATGATGAGGAAAGCGATACTGGCGGTGCAGAGTACCTCTTCCCTGAGGTGGAGACACTCGACGAACTGCCTGACGTGTGCCCCGAGTGTGGAAGCACGCATCTCGAGATATCCGACTTACCATTCGCTGGGCCAGCTGGCGGTCTCGAAAACTTCCCCTCAGTGGCCGCCGCTCTCGCCGAGAAGGGCGTGCTGAAGACCTCCACCTCACCCCCTATCGTGACCGATCTCGTCGACGCCTCCATCGTCGAATGCCAAGACTGTGCCGTCGCAGCTACAATCTACCCGGTGGAAGGAGAGAAAGAAGACACTACGGAAGCTTCGGAGTCTTCTGATTCAGAAGAAGACGGCACAGATGAAGCGGAAGAAGAGACTACTGACGAAGAAAAAACCGACTCAGGAGGAGACGTCTTCCCAGCGACGAGCAGTCCAACGAACGAGGACGACTTCTTCGAAAGGTAA